Proteins encoded within one genomic window of Streptomyces sp. NBC_00523:
- a CDS encoding STM4014 family protein has product MSRSVSSGPPRLAVVGNPGSRRVALFQDAVAAAGLPEARTVPWLDVLRDGARFLPGETVRIESPGEDAEVDRLLRGADEPTRVEGSALWYARFTAAVREVARAAADAGAHLLDGPADIATLFDKRLCHGVLNAAGVPVPASPTSGPAGAPVHGWDEVRALMAAHRMPRVFVKPAHGSSASGVLAVETAGGGRIRAATSVERDPAGRLHNSLRVRRCTTEREIAAVIDALAPDGLHIERWLPKATQRGRAADLRVVVVAGRATHAVVRTSASPMTNLHLGGTRGDLAGVRAAIEAAGGRWGEALAICERAAAAFPDTLCVGVDLLPLTGWRRFAVGEVNAFGDLLPRLTGLPGSGAEGLDTYAAQIAAVLERARNDRVSTAP; this is encoded by the coding sequence ATGTCGCGGTCAGTGAGTAGCGGCCCGCCGCGCCTCGCGGTCGTCGGCAATCCGGGCAGCCGCCGCGTCGCCCTGTTCCAGGACGCGGTGGCCGCCGCCGGTCTGCCCGAGGCGCGTACGGTCCCCTGGCTGGACGTGCTGCGGGACGGGGCGCGCTTCCTGCCCGGGGAGACCGTGCGCATCGAGTCGCCCGGTGAGGACGCGGAGGTGGACCGGCTGCTGCGCGGGGCCGACGAGCCGACCCGGGTGGAGGGTTCCGCCCTCTGGTACGCGCGCTTCACCGCCGCCGTACGCGAGGTGGCCCGGGCCGCCGCCGACGCGGGCGCCCACCTGCTCGACGGTCCGGCGGACATCGCCACGCTCTTCGACAAGCGGCTGTGCCACGGGGTCCTGAACGCGGCCGGGGTGCCCGTCCCCGCGTCCCCCACCTCAGGACCGGCCGGGGCGCCCGTGCACGGCTGGGACGAGGTGCGGGCCCTGATGGCCGCCCACCGCATGCCCCGGGTGTTCGTGAAGCCCGCGCACGGCTCGTCCGCCTCCGGGGTGCTGGCCGTGGAGACGGCGGGCGGCGGCAGGATCCGGGCGGCCACCTCCGTCGAGCGGGACCCGGCCGGCCGGCTCCACAACTCGCTGCGGGTCCGCCGGTGCACGACGGAGCGCGAGATCGCGGCGGTGATCGACGCGCTGGCGCCCGACGGGCTGCACATCGAGCGCTGGCTGCCCAAGGCCACCCAGCGCGGCCGGGCCGCCGACCTGCGCGTCGTCGTGGTCGCCGGCCGGGCCACCCACGCCGTGGTGCGCACCAGCGCCTCGCCGATGACCAATCTGCACCTGGGCGGGACACGCGGCGACCTAGCCGGAGTGCGGGCGGCGATCGAGGCGGCGGGCGGCCGTTGGGGCGAGGCCCTGGCGATCTGCGAGCGGGCCGCCGCCGCCTTCCCGGACACCCTCTGCGTCGGCGTCGACCTGTTGCCCCTGACCGGCTGGCGGCGCTTCGCCGTCGGTGAGGTCAACGCCTTCGGGGATCTGCTGCCCAGGCTCACCGGCCTGCCCGGCAGCGGCGCCGAGGGCCTGGACACCTACGCGGCCCAGATCGCCGCCGTACTGGAACGAGCAAGGAACGACCGTGTCAGCACCGCCCCCTGA
- a CDS encoding C39 family peptidase, with amino-acid sequence MRRRLVSAAVAAVALGVLVQPGTAFASADPHLAPAAVAAHGSSAGTAVVSGHNQPGTRITVDAGSTATAHWLDVDYQVQETGYWCGPAATRIALSARISPPSQSDLAWQLGTTVNGTDHISQVTGVLNANLGGGWYETKEMPNDPPTQAQRDLLWYDVVFDIDRNYPLVTNIVAPPGNQPPGYPSNQTIYHYFTVIGYDDADRTVLIADPASFGGNQIYWLSFDQLATLIPPKGYSA; translated from the coding sequence ATGCGCAGGAGACTCGTGTCCGCCGCCGTCGCCGCGGTCGCCCTCGGAGTCCTCGTCCAGCCCGGCACCGCCTTCGCCTCGGCGGACCCGCACCTCGCCCCCGCCGCCGTCGCCGCCCACGGCTCGTCGGCCGGAACCGCCGTCGTCAGCGGGCACAACCAGCCCGGCACCCGGATCACCGTGGACGCCGGAAGCACCGCCACCGCGCACTGGCTGGACGTCGACTACCAGGTCCAGGAGACCGGTTACTGGTGCGGTCCCGCCGCCACCCGCATCGCGCTCTCCGCCCGCATCTCCCCGCCGAGCCAGTCCGACCTGGCCTGGCAGCTCGGCACCACCGTGAACGGCACCGACCACATATCCCAGGTCACCGGGGTGCTCAACGCCAACCTCGGCGGCGGCTGGTACGAGACCAAGGAGATGCCCAACGACCCGCCCACCCAGGCCCAGCGCGACCTGCTCTGGTACGACGTCGTCTTCGACATCGACCGCAACTACCCGCTGGTCACCAACATCGTGGCCCCGCCCGGAAACCAGCCGCCCGGCTACCCGTCGAACCAGACGATCTACCACTACTTCACGGTCATCGGCTACGACGACGCCGACCGCACCGTCCTCATCGCCGACCCCGCCTCCTTCGGCGGCAACCAGATCTACTGGCTCTCCTTCGACCAGCTCGCCACCCTGATCCCGCCGAAGGGCTACTCCGCATGA
- a CDS encoding TetR/AcrR family transcriptional regulator: MAERREELLRAAVEQIEVRGVAAVRIGDVAAVLGVSNALVLYHFSTKEKLVAAAFAHAAESDLAHLRKLLSRRTTAVRRLRAAVRWYAPTGQAKGWRLWIEGWAASLRDPALRNVAGDLDQQWKAELAEVIEEGAAAGEFHCDDPMSVAWRLTALLDGLAVQMTSYNGPLSRATMLEWTEQALARELGIDHEALTA; encoded by the coding sequence GTGGCGGAGCGGCGCGAGGAGTTGCTGCGTGCCGCCGTCGAACAGATCGAGGTGCGCGGTGTCGCGGCCGTACGGATCGGCGATGTGGCGGCCGTACTCGGCGTGAGCAACGCCCTCGTGCTGTATCACTTCTCCACCAAGGAGAAGTTGGTCGCCGCCGCCTTCGCGCACGCCGCCGAGAGCGATCTCGCCCATCTGCGCAAGCTGTTGAGCCGCCGCACGACCGCCGTACGCAGGCTGCGAGCGGCCGTCCGCTGGTACGCGCCGACGGGCCAGGCCAAGGGCTGGCGGCTGTGGATCGAGGGCTGGGCGGCCTCCCTCCGCGACCCGGCGCTGCGCAATGTGGCCGGCGATCTCGACCAGCAGTGGAAGGCCGAGTTGGCCGAGGTCATCGAGGAGGGCGCGGCGGCCGGCGAGTTCCACTGCGACGACCCGATGTCCGTGGCCTGGCGGCTGACCGCCCTGCTGGACGGGCTGGCCGTGCAGATGACCTCGTACAACGGTCCGCTGTCCCGGGCCACGATGCTGGAGTGGACCGAGCAGGCGCTCGCCCGTGAGCTGGGCATCGACCACGAGGCCCTGACGGCCTGA
- a CDS encoding PPOX class F420-dependent oxidoreductase, producing the protein MTAFDARQEALLGLLGENDGGVLVTLKQDGRPQLSNVNHFYYLEERIVRVSVTEGRAKTRNLRRDPRASYHVTSEDRWAWTVAEGTAELSATAADPADDTVEELIRLYRDVQGEHPDWDDYRAAMVRDRRVVLRLHVEHVYGQQRG; encoded by the coding sequence ATGACCGCATTCGACGCACGGCAGGAAGCGCTGCTCGGGCTCCTGGGCGAGAACGACGGTGGCGTCCTGGTCACCCTCAAGCAGGACGGCAGGCCCCAGCTGTCCAACGTCAACCACTTCTACTACCTCGAAGAGCGCATCGTCCGGGTCTCGGTCACCGAGGGCCGCGCCAAGACGCGCAACCTGCGCCGCGACCCGCGCGCGAGCTACCACGTGACCAGCGAGGACCGCTGGGCCTGGACGGTCGCGGAGGGCACCGCCGAGCTGTCCGCGACCGCCGCCGATCCCGCGGACGACACCGTGGAGGAGCTGATCCGGCTCTACCGCGACGTGCAGGGCGAGCACCCCGACTGGGACGACTACCGGGCCGCCATGGTCCGGGACCGGCGCGTCGTCCTACGGCTCCATGTCGAGCATGTGTACGGACAGCAACGCGGGTAA
- a CDS encoding STM4015 family protein produces the protein MSVDHLHELLGLPAVDFQSGTDGGPRPAAEAAAWRVSIDAYEDEGTWEEEFNAFLDEVDPAGVRALIIGQWGESYEEKSSYPIGLVIAAADRLTSLEAVFVGDLTMEEAEISWIEQSDVTALLDAFPALVELGVRGGSELVFPPAKHARLRALTIETGGLPREVVRGVLESELPALERLDLWLGVSAYGGDANVPDLAPLLAGTRFPALHHLGLRNSEIQNEIATAVASAPLVARLKTLDLSCGTLGDEGAAALLEGQPLTHLDVLDLHHHFLTEPMEQRVTEALAPHGVRVDLSERCEPWDNRGPAGRYVTVSE, from the coding sequence ATGTCCGTGGACCACCTTCACGAGTTGCTCGGCCTTCCGGCCGTCGATTTCCAGTCCGGCACGGACGGCGGCCCCCGGCCCGCCGCCGAGGCCGCCGCCTGGCGGGTGTCGATCGACGCCTACGAGGACGAGGGCACCTGGGAGGAGGAGTTCAACGCCTTCCTGGACGAGGTCGATCCGGCGGGCGTCCGGGCCCTGATCATCGGGCAGTGGGGCGAGTCGTACGAGGAGAAGTCCTCGTATCCGATCGGTCTCGTCATCGCGGCCGCCGACCGGCTGACGTCCCTCGAAGCGGTGTTCGTCGGGGATCTGACGATGGAGGAGGCGGAGATCTCCTGGATCGAGCAGAGCGACGTCACCGCGCTGCTCGACGCCTTCCCCGCGCTGGTGGAGCTGGGTGTGCGCGGCGGCTCCGAGCTGGTGTTCCCGCCCGCGAAGCACGCGCGGCTGCGGGCGCTGACCATCGAGACGGGCGGGCTGCCGCGCGAGGTGGTGCGCGGCGTCCTGGAGAGCGAACTGCCCGCGCTGGAGCGGCTGGACCTGTGGCTCGGCGTCTCGGCCTACGGCGGCGACGCGAACGTGCCGGACCTGGCGCCGCTGCTCGCCGGTACGCGCTTCCCCGCCCTGCACCACCTCGGCCTGCGCAACAGCGAGATCCAGAACGAGATCGCGACCGCGGTGGCCTCGGCCCCGCTGGTGGCCCGGCTGAAGACCCTGGACCTGTCCTGCGGCACGCTCGGCGACGAGGGGGCGGCCGCTCTGCTCGAAGGCCAGCCGCTGACCCATCTCGACGTGCTGGACCTGCACCACCATTTCCTCACCGAGCCGATGGAGCAGCGCGTCACCGAGGCGCTGGCGCCGCACGGGGTGCGGGTGGACCTCTCGGAGCGCTGTGAGCCGTGGGACAACCGGGGCCCGGCGGGCCGCTACGTCACGGTCTCGGAGTGA
- a CDS encoding ArsR/SmtB family transcription factor produces the protein MLRVHFTSDDLARVRVAPGPDFLWEISNSVQTLQRRDGEREFGAWRRWVRPRLSGSPRLLSRLLPPRGYSPDFLTPTTGDRGSLQASVDVLLSTPRPRLRAELARLAAPARLPGWLGELAGGDAEALRELGGALRTYQREALAPHWRRVHADIDADRALRLRSLLEGGTEGLLAGLGPQFRWRAPVLEVAYPVDQDLRLRGRGLVLQPSFFCWPTPATLADGELPPVLVYPIHHTPDWCVPARGARPAPGSGPLGPLLGHTRAGVLRATRTGCSTLEAARLLGVTHPAVSQHLNVLRKAGLVTTVRRGGRSFHVATAEGRALLAAEDPAPA, from the coding sequence ATGCTGCGGGTGCACTTCACCTCCGACGACCTCGCACGGGTCCGGGTGGCGCCCGGCCCCGACTTCCTCTGGGAGATCAGCAACAGTGTGCAGACCCTCCAGCGGCGCGACGGCGAGCGGGAGTTCGGCGCCTGGCGGCGCTGGGTGCGGCCCCGGCTCTCCGGCAGCCCGCGCCTGCTCTCCCGGCTGCTGCCGCCGCGCGGCTACTCACCCGACTTCCTCACACCGACGACCGGCGACCGGGGCTCCCTCCAGGCATCCGTCGACGTCCTGCTGAGCACCCCGCGCCCACGGCTCCGGGCCGAACTGGCCCGGCTCGCCGCCCCCGCACGGCTGCCGGGCTGGCTCGGGGAGCTGGCCGGCGGCGACGCGGAAGCCCTGCGCGAACTGGGCGGAGCCCTGCGTACGTACCAGAGGGAAGCGCTCGCACCGCACTGGCGCCGGGTGCACGCCGACATCGACGCCGACCGCGCCCTGCGGCTGCGCAGCCTCCTCGAAGGCGGCACCGAAGGGCTGCTCGCCGGACTCGGGCCGCAGTTCCGCTGGCGGGCGCCCGTCCTCGAAGTGGCCTACCCCGTCGACCAGGACCTGCGGCTGCGCGGCCGGGGCCTCGTCCTCCAGCCGTCGTTCTTCTGCTGGCCCACCCCCGCCACCCTGGCCGACGGCGAGCTGCCCCCCGTGCTGGTCTACCCCATCCACCACACCCCCGACTGGTGCGTCCCCGCCCGGGGCGCCCGCCCGGCGCCCGGATCCGGCCCCCTCGGACCGCTCCTCGGCCACACCCGCGCCGGTGTCCTGCGCGCCACCCGCACCGGCTGCTCCACCCTGGAGGCGGCCCGGCTCCTCGGCGTGACCCACCCCGCCGTCAGCCAGCACCTGAACGTGCTGCGGAAGGCGGGCCTCGTCACCACCGTGCGCCGGGGCGGACGCTCCTTCCACGTCGCGACCGCCGAGGGGCGCGCCCTGCTGGCCGCCGAGGACCCGGCCCCGGCGTGA
- a CDS encoding STM4015 family protein: MTGIDHPCSFHDLPVFTLPVPGDDSPWPSTLPTADAIAWRLDCGWEEQEFAAVWQHFLKKVDPAQVRALVIGPWWNGDYSSLAPVVELITSDAARFPALRALFLADVVGEECEVSWLQMCDITPVLRAFPLLEELVVRGGGSGLNEETLELHPVRHEALKALRFESGGLPGHVVRAVGACELPALERLEVWFGSQWYAGDATLADMAPLLSGGAFPRLRHLGLQNSEIQDEIAVAVASAPVVAQLESLALSMGTLSDAGGLALLEGQPLTHLDYLDLHHHYLSDEVMERFKELGERDDVHVHLEEADDWDPDDEDDSRYVAVSE; the protein is encoded by the coding sequence ATGACCGGAATCGATCACCCCTGCTCCTTCCACGACCTGCCCGTCTTCACCCTGCCGGTGCCGGGCGACGACAGCCCGTGGCCCTCGACGCTGCCGACGGCGGACGCCATAGCCTGGCGGCTGGACTGCGGCTGGGAGGAGCAGGAGTTCGCCGCCGTCTGGCAGCACTTCCTGAAGAAGGTCGACCCGGCCCAGGTCCGAGCCCTGGTGATCGGCCCCTGGTGGAACGGCGACTACAGCTCCCTTGCTCCCGTGGTGGAGCTGATCACCTCGGACGCGGCCCGTTTCCCGGCGCTGCGCGCTCTCTTCCTCGCCGATGTCGTGGGCGAGGAGTGCGAGGTGTCGTGGCTCCAGATGTGCGACATCACGCCGGTGCTCCGGGCGTTCCCGCTCCTGGAGGAGCTGGTGGTACGGGGCGGTGGCAGCGGGCTGAACGAGGAGACGCTGGAGCTGCACCCCGTGCGGCACGAGGCGCTGAAGGCGCTGCGCTTCGAGTCCGGCGGGCTGCCCGGTCATGTCGTGCGCGCGGTCGGTGCCTGCGAACTGCCCGCGCTGGAGCGGCTGGAGGTGTGGTTCGGCTCCCAGTGGTATGCGGGGGACGCCACGCTGGCGGACATGGCTCCGCTGCTGTCCGGGGGCGCCTTTCCCCGGCTGCGTCATCTCGGGCTGCAGAACAGCGAGATCCAGGACGAGATCGCCGTGGCGGTCGCCTCCGCCCCGGTCGTCGCGCAACTGGAGTCCCTGGCGCTGTCGATGGGCACGCTCAGCGACGCGGGGGGCCTGGCCCTGCTCGAAGGTCAGCCGCTCACCCACCTGGACTACCTGGACCTGCACCACCACTACCTCAGCGACGAGGTGATGGAGCGCTTCAAGGAGCTGGGCGAGCGCGACGACGTCCACGTCCACCTCGAAGAGGCGGACGACTGGGATCCGGACGACGAGGACGATTCCCGTTATGTCGCGGTCAGTGAGTAG
- a CDS encoding Glu/Leu/Phe/Val dehydrogenase dimerization domain-containing protein, with product MTTPPVSPPAPLISLTWTDHATGCRGHLVVDRLVRGVSSGGLRMRPGCTLEEVAGLARGMTMKEALHFDADRPGARYIPLGGAKGGIDCDPRDPAAYGVLVRYLRAMRPYIESVWTTGEDLGLSQDLVDRAAAEAGLVSTVQAVYPLLDDEAGARRRLADAFALEVDGIGLDELVGGCGVAEAVLAALDRDGVAYEGARVALQGLGTMGGATARFLSRAGLRVVAVADIKGTLANPAGLDVEALLAARDAHGTVDRGALRAGDRELPADAWLAQDAEVLVPAAVSYAVDAVNQAWIRARWVVEAANMPVLSEAEALLAARGITVLPDVVVNSGTNAWWWWTLFGDIRADADEAFAHTRRAMRELVGLVLARAAADGCTPRAAAHAVAADRLPVMAERFGWYR from the coding sequence ATGACGACGCCTCCGGTGTCCCCGCCCGCCCCGCTCATCTCGCTGACCTGGACCGACCACGCCACCGGCTGCCGGGGCCACCTCGTGGTGGACCGGCTGGTGCGCGGGGTGTCCAGCGGCGGCCTGCGGATGCGCCCGGGCTGCACGCTGGAGGAGGTGGCGGGGCTCGCCCGGGGCATGACGATGAAGGAGGCCCTGCACTTCGACGCGGACCGGCCCGGGGCCCGCTACATCCCGCTGGGCGGCGCCAAGGGCGGCATCGACTGCGACCCGCGCGACCCGGCGGCCTACGGCGTCCTGGTTCGCTACCTGCGGGCGATGCGTCCGTACATCGAGAGCGTCTGGACGACCGGTGAGGACCTGGGCCTCTCGCAGGACCTGGTGGACCGCGCGGCGGCGGAGGCGGGTCTCGTCTCCACCGTGCAGGCCGTCTACCCGCTGCTCGACGACGAGGCCGGGGCCCGTCGCCGGCTGGCCGACGCCTTCGCCCTGGAGGTGGACGGCATCGGCCTGGACGAGCTGGTCGGCGGCTGCGGGGTCGCCGAGGCGGTGCTCGCCGCGCTGGACCGGGACGGGGTCGCGTACGAGGGTGCGCGGGTGGCGCTCCAGGGGCTCGGGACCATGGGCGGGGCGACCGCCCGCTTCCTGTCCCGGGCCGGGCTCCGGGTGGTCGCCGTCGCCGACATCAAGGGCACCCTCGCGAACCCGGCCGGGCTCGACGTCGAGGCGCTGCTCGCCGCGCGGGACGCGCACGGCACCGTGGACCGGGGTGCGCTGCGCGCCGGTGACCGGGAACTGCCGGCCGACGCCTGGCTGGCGCAGGACGCGGAGGTGCTGGTCCCGGCCGCCGTGTCCTACGCGGTGGACGCGGTGAACCAGGCCTGGATCAGGGCCCGCTGGGTGGTGGAGGCCGCCAACATGCCGGTGCTGTCGGAGGCCGAGGCGCTGCTCGCGGCGCGCGGGATCACCGTGCTGCCCGATGTGGTGGTCAACTCCGGGACCAACGCCTGGTGGTGGTGGACCCTGTTCGGCGACATCCGGGCCGACGCGGACGAGGCGTTCGCGCACACCCGGCGCGCGATGCGCGAGCTGGTCGGCCTGGTGCTGGCCCGCGCGGCGGCGGACGGCTGCACGCCGCGGGCGGCGGCGCACGCGGTGGCCGCCGACCGGCTGCCGGTGATGGCGGAGCGCTTCGGCTGGTACCGCTGA
- a CDS encoding MBL fold metallo-hydrolase, whose translation MTGADHRLPLRTRLRALRPAAFGADPDGARMERIRRSPHFADGVFQNPVGARIRPSGSTLEFARVYFRKEERVLRAPAAPVPVHATTVADLARPPASGLRITWMGHSSVLAEIDGRRVLFDPVWGDRCSPFAFAGPRRLHPAPVPLGALGPVDVVVISHDHYDHLDLPTIRALARTDTVFAVPLGVGAHLERWGVAPDRLRELDWNETTTVGGISLTATPARHFCGRGLRNQQHTLWASWAVAGPVHRIYHSGDTGYFPGFRAIGAEHGPFDATMIQIGAYSQYWPKDRTDSLPEPGAWPDIHMSPDEGVRAHLDLQGDDPGAGVMLPIHWGTFNLALHPWAEPAEWTMRATRSVGVTMAAPRPGQPFEPADPPPVEPWWRAVAAEPAPGWGNWPPVHVQLHEPVDRPAQETGRDRDRAPQP comes from the coding sequence GTGACCGGCGCTGACCACAGGCTTCCGCTCCGCACCCGGCTGCGTGCGCTGCGCCCCGCTGCCTTCGGGGCCGACCCGGACGGTGCGCGCATGGAGCGCATCCGACGTTCGCCCCACTTCGCCGACGGTGTCTTCCAGAACCCGGTGGGCGCGCGGATCAGACCCTCCGGCTCCACCCTGGAGTTCGCCCGGGTCTACTTCCGCAAGGAGGAGCGGGTGCTCCGGGCCCCTGCCGCCCCGGTGCCCGTGCACGCCACGACCGTCGCCGACCTCGCCCGGCCGCCCGCCTCCGGGCTCCGGATCACCTGGATGGGGCATTCCAGCGTCCTCGCCGAGATCGACGGGCGGCGCGTGCTGTTCGACCCGGTCTGGGGCGACCGCTGTTCTCCCTTCGCCTTCGCCGGCCCCCGGCGCCTGCACCCGGCCCCCGTGCCGCTCGGCGCCCTGGGACCGGTCGACGTGGTGGTCATCTCGCACGACCACTACGACCACCTCGACCTCCCGACGATCCGCGCCCTGGCCCGTACGGACACGGTCTTCGCGGTCCCGCTCGGCGTCGGCGCCCACCTGGAGCGCTGGGGCGTCGCGCCCGACCGGCTCCGCGAGCTCGACTGGAACGAGACCACGACGGTCGGCGGCATCAGCCTCACCGCCACCCCCGCCCGCCACTTCTGCGGCCGCGGCCTGCGCAACCAGCAGCACACCCTCTGGGCCTCCTGGGCCGTCGCCGGGCCCGTGCACCGGATCTACCACAGCGGCGACACCGGATACTTCCCCGGCTTCCGCGCCATCGGCGCCGAGCACGGCCCGTTCGACGCGACCATGATCCAGATCGGCGCCTACAGCCAGTACTGGCCCAAGGACCGGACGGACAGCCTGCCGGAGCCGGGCGCCTGGCCCGATATCCACATGAGCCCCGACGAGGGCGTGCGCGCCCACCTCGACCTCCAGGGCGACGACCCCGGCGCGGGCGTCATGCTGCCGATCCACTGGGGGACGTTCAACCTGGCGCTGCACCCCTGGGCCGAGCCCGCCGAGTGGACGATGCGCGCCACCCGGTCCGTGGGCGTCACCATGGCCGCCCCGCGCCCCGGCCAGCCGTTCGAGCCCGCCGATCCGCCGCCCGTCGAGCCGTGGTGGCGCGCCGTCGCCGCCGAACCGGCCCCCGGCTGGGGCAACTGGCCCCCCGTCCACGTACAGCTCCACGAACCGGTGGACCGTCCCGCGCAGGAGACCGGCAGGGACCGCGACCGGGCACCCCAGCCCTGA
- a CDS encoding DUF6745 domain-containing protein, whose translation MQYVDSWRDVAAATGAADRAAAEDGVRLAYRSAGLAEPEEFVWAGSPREAVEAVGKLTGQGRSVRDEVRTRPWAEERRRVYDALGPAGWSALWSATGAQLWETTAGLAERIRAGVVADLAGEDTEAESRVRLVLLDAVLGQHDAAWLAAFDGRGDRLDGLAAVARNAGWWWPYERVVVICERPGALHRDEAGRLDRGDGPALSYPDGFALYAWRGMPVPREFLDELAALTPQRIRSEENAELRRVMLEYYGYDRYLTESGAEPVHRDETGILWRIALAGDEDVVMVEVVNSTPEPDGTHRTYWLRVPPRTRTAKEGVAWTFGLDSEVYEPLQQT comes from the coding sequence ATGCAGTACGTGGACTCTTGGCGGGACGTGGCGGCGGCGACGGGCGCGGCGGACCGGGCGGCCGCCGAGGACGGGGTGCGGCTCGCCTACCGCAGCGCGGGTCTGGCCGAGCCGGAGGAGTTCGTATGGGCCGGCTCGCCCAGGGAAGCCGTGGAGGCCGTCGGGAAGCTGACAGGCCAGGGGCGCTCGGTCCGCGACGAGGTGCGCACCCGCCCCTGGGCGGAGGAGCGGCGCCGGGTGTACGACGCGCTGGGCCCGGCCGGCTGGTCCGCCCTCTGGTCGGCCACCGGCGCCCAGCTCTGGGAGACCACGGCGGGCCTCGCCGAGCGGATACGGGCCGGGGTCGTCGCCGACCTCGCCGGTGAGGACACCGAGGCCGAGTCCCGGGTGCGCCTGGTCCTGCTCGATGCCGTCCTCGGCCAGCACGACGCGGCGTGGCTCGCCGCCTTCGACGGCCGGGGCGACCGGCTCGACGGACTGGCGGCGGTGGCGCGGAACGCGGGCTGGTGGTGGCCGTACGAGCGGGTCGTGGTGATCTGCGAGCGTCCGGGGGCCCTGCACCGCGACGAGGCGGGCCGCCTCGACCGGGGCGACGGACCGGCACTCTCCTACCCGGACGGCTTCGCGCTGTACGCCTGGCGCGGGATGCCCGTGCCCCGGGAGTTCCTGGACGAGCTGGCCGCGCTGACCCCGCAGCGCATCCGCTCCGAGGAGAACGCGGAGCTGCGCCGCGTGATGCTGGAGTACTACGGCTACGACCGCTACCTCACCGAGTCGGGCGCCGAACCGGTCCACCGCGACGAGACGGGCATCCTCTGGCGGATCGCGCTCGCCGGTGACGAGGACGTCGTCATGGTCGAGGTGGTCAACTCGACGCCCGAGCCGGACGGCACCCACCGCACGTACTGGCTCCGGGTCCCGCCCAGGACCAGGACCGCCAAGGAGGGCGTCGCCTGGACCTTCGGCCTCGACAGCGAGGTCTACGAACCGCTTCAGCAGACCTGA
- a CDS encoding STM4013/SEN3800 family hydrolase, protein MSEVVGSHDLLFVTLDTLRYDVAAELAAAGRIPNLARHLPGGVWEERHAPGSFTYASHQAMFAGFLPTPAAPGPHPRLFAARFAGSETTAERTFVFDTPDLVSGLAKEGYRTVCVGGVGFFNLRGPLGSVLPGMFQEAHWEPEFGVASPTSFEAQVTRAEEVVAALPPEQRLFLFVNVSALHQPNWFHQDGATRDAGDSRATHAAALEYVDAHIGRLFAAASSRRRAFAIVCSDHGTAYGDDGYTGHRLGHPSVWTVPYAHFFLEPGAVR, encoded by the coding sequence ATGAGTGAGGTCGTGGGCAGCCACGACCTGCTGTTCGTCACCCTGGACACCCTGCGGTACGACGTCGCGGCCGAGCTGGCCGCCGCCGGGCGCATCCCGAATCTGGCCCGCCATCTGCCGGGCGGCGTCTGGGAGGAGCGGCACGCCCCGGGCAGCTTCACGTACGCCTCGCACCAGGCGATGTTCGCGGGCTTCCTGCCCACCCCGGCCGCGCCCGGGCCGCATCCCCGGCTGTTCGCCGCCCGGTTCGCCGGGAGCGAGACCACGGCGGAGCGCACCTTCGTGTTCGACACCCCGGACCTGGTGTCGGGGCTCGCGAAGGAGGGGTACCGCACGGTGTGCGTCGGCGGTGTGGGCTTCTTCAATCTGCGCGGCCCGCTGGGCTCGGTGCTCCCCGGGATGTTCCAGGAGGCGCACTGGGAGCCGGAGTTCGGGGTTGCCTCGCCCACCTCGTTCGAGGCGCAGGTGACCCGCGCCGAGGAGGTGGTCGCCGCCCTGCCGCCCGAGCAGCGGCTGTTCCTCTTCGTCAACGTCTCCGCGCTCCACCAGCCGAACTGGTTCCACCAGGACGGGGCGACCCGCGACGCGGGTGACAGCCGTGCGACGCACGCCGCGGCCCTGGAATACGTGGACGCCCACATCGGCCGGCTCTTCGCCGCCGCGAGCAGCCGCCGCCGTGCCTTCGCCATCGTCTGCTCCGACCACGGCACGGCCTACGGCGACGACGGCTACACCGGTCACCGGCTCGGCCACCCGTCCGTCTGGACCGTCCCGTACGCCCACTTCTTCCTGGAACCGGGGGCCGTCCGATGA